The sequence ACCGGCCCCACCTTCGCCAAAGCAGTAGTTGGATTCGGCATTTACGATACCTTCTTTATTCATTGCTGCCAGGTCACGGCGGCGGCGGCGTACATCTTTACCTCGCTCCAACACTATGGGTTTATATCCAAGTGATATAGCTCTCAACGCCCCAAACAAACCTGCCGGACCAGCACCTACAATCACAATGTGCGGCGCATTCGTCACGTCACGCAGTTGCGGATCAAATGCTGTTCGTTCCTCTACTTTTTCGTCAATGAACACCTCCAATTGCATAACAACCTTAGGCTGTCTGCTACGGGAATCGATAGAACGTTTTTGAATGGAATAACCTGTAACACGTTTGGCTTGCACACCTGCGTCTGCAGCAGCGGCGCGTTTTACCAGTGTGGCGTCTGAGGCCTCCATCGGAGGCAGGGAAATGGAAACTGTCTTTCTCATCTGCGTTAGGTTTTTATCCTAAAAAGCGGACTGTTATTTCATAAAGATGTGCCGACTAAGTTGTAGTCGGCACCAAATATTATTTTACTGAAGCTGCATATTTTTCTTTCACCCTATCCAGGTGTTTTACAAACTTCTGAACGTCTGGGTCGTAAGGATAACCTTCCTCAGCCAGCTTGTTACCATTCTCATCGATAAAGAAATAGAACGGCTGAGAATTCGAATTAAACTTAGCGGCCTGCAGGTCTTCATTCCTATCGCCTACAGTAACCACATCTGCCTGCAATGCTTGCGAATAATATTGCTCTTTAGCCGGCAGGTCTTTCTTATCGTAATCACAATACAACGATGCTACGATAAAGTCATTCTTTAATCTCTGCGCAACTTCTGGTTTAGACCATACCTGTGATTCCATCTTACGGCAGTTCACACAGTTGATGCCGGTAAAGTCGAGCATAATTGGTTTCTTCAGGATCTTAGCCGCTGCAATTGCCTCTTCATATTCAAAATATGTAACCAGCCCGAGGTTCTTCACCACCGGAGGCTCGTAAATGCGCATTTCCTCAACATACTTTACCGGAGCTACACCATTGTCGCTGTGAGTACTGGCGTCTCCATGGCTTGCACCGGAACCGCCAGCGCCAATTACAAAGTCCTGGGTTCCCATAGGCGGTACAAACTGGCTCATACCGTTAAGCGGCGCCCCCCACATACCAGGGAACAGGTATAATGCAAACGTAAAACTGCATATCGCGAGAAACAAACGGAAGATCGAAACGTATTCCTGTCCGTAAATATTTTTGGGGGTAGCGTCATCGTGCGACAGCTTCAGTCTGCCCAGCAAGTAGAAGCCTAACAGTATTGCTAGCACAATCCAGATCGCAATAAATATCTCCCGGTCCAGCAAACGCCAGCCCATGGCGAGGTCGGCATTCGAGAGGAATTTCAGCGCCAGCATTAGCTCAAGGAAACCGAGCACAACCTTTACCTGGTTTAGCCATCCACCCGAAGCCGCCATTTTATTAAGCAAACCCGGGAAGATCGCGAAGATGGCAAACGGCATAGCAAGGCCGATAGAGAAACCAAACATGCCTAACATAGGCCCTGCAATACCACCTTTACCTGCTATTACCAACAGAGGACCAACGATGGGCCCCGTGCAAGAGAAAGACACGATCACAAGCGTCAGCGCCATGAAGAAGATACCTCCAAAGCTGCTCAATCCAGCCTTCGAATCTGTCGTACTGGTCCACGAAGAAGGAAGTGTGATCTCAAATGCTCCAAGGAACGAAATACCGAAGATGACAAAAATGATAAAGAAGAAAAGATTCGCGATCCAGTTGGTCGATAGATTATTCAATGCATTACCACCAAACATCACCGATATCAATACACCTAGTATCGTAAAGATGATGATGATCGACAGCGAATAGTAGATGGCATTCCTGATACCTTCTGCACGTGTCTTGCTACGCTTTGTGAAAAAGCTCACGGTTATGGGTATCATAGAATACACACAAGGTGTCAGCACCGCAGCGAAACCGCCTGCAAGGGCCATGAAGAATAACCACAGCAGCGATTTTTTTTCTTCTTTAGGTGCATCATCTGCGCTAGCACCCTCAACCACCGCTTTATGGGTTGTATTCATCCCAGCTGCGGGCGTAATTGCAGCACCTATTAGAGAATCCGCCTTAGCGGTATCTGCACTTACCGTATCTGTGCCGGATGCCAGTTCCGGATCATTGATCGTAAAGGTGAAGCTCTTGGTTTTAGGAGGTAAGCAACCCTGCTCATTGCACGTCATGTAGCTATACTTACCGGTTATCTTACCATTAGCAGTAATTGTTGCCGGCTGTATATAATCTACCTTTTTGAAATAGTGTACAGTGCCGATATCCTCAATGGTCTCGTCTATACGCTGTCCTTTTTCGGTAACCTTGCCGTTTAGCTTAAAGTTCTCACCTTTGGTAAAATTGAATTCAGGTGGCGGGAAACTTCCATCTCCACCGGGATCAAGCGAATAGATATGATACCCGTTCTTTACATTCACATGGAATATGAGATCATATTCATTCCCCTTCTTTTTCTTAGCCTCGAATTTCCATTCTGATGGATCTTCAATGATCTGGGCGTTAACCGTCCATGATATGAAGAAGCTAAGCGCTACAAGTAGCGCCGTTCTGAAGTGTGTGACCATTGCTGTAAAGATTCTTTTCTTAAGTAAAGAAACCCAAGATATTGTTTTTCGTTTGGTTCTCTTAGTGACTTTAAGATAATTTTAGC comes from Polluticoccus soli and encodes:
- a CDS encoding protein-disulfide reductase DsbD family protein, with translation MVTHFRTALLVALSFFISWTVNAQIIEDPSEWKFEAKKKKGNEYDLIFHVNVKNGYHIYSLDPGGDGSFPPPEFNFTKGENFKLNGKVTEKGQRIDETIEDIGTVHYFKKVDYIQPATITANGKITGKYSYMTCNEQGCLPPKTKSFTFTINDPELASGTDTVSADTAKADSLIGAAITPAAGMNTTHKAVVEGASADDAPKEEKKSLLWLFFMALAGGFAAVLTPCVYSMIPITVSFFTKRSKTRAEGIRNAIYYSLSIIIIFTILGVLISVMFGGNALNNLSTNWIANLFFFIIFVIFGISFLGAFEITLPSSWTSTTDSKAGLSSFGGIFFMALTLVIVSFSCTGPIVGPLLVIAGKGGIAGPMLGMFGFSIGLAMPFAIFAIFPGLLNKMAASGGWLNQVKVVLGFLELMLALKFLSNADLAMGWRLLDREIFIAIWIVLAILLGFYLLGRLKLSHDDATPKNIYGQEYVSIFRLFLAICSFTFALYLFPGMWGAPLNGMSQFVPPMGTQDFVIGAGGSGASHGDASTHSDNGVAPVKYVEEMRIYEPPVVKNLGLVTYFEYEEAIAAAKILKKPIMLDFTGINCVNCRKMESQVWSKPEVAQRLKNDFIVASLYCDYDKKDLPAKEQYYSQALQADVVTVGDRNEDLQAAKFNSNSQPFYFFIDENGNKLAEEGYPYDPDVQKFVKHLDRVKEKYAASVK